Proteins from one Ketobacter alkanivorans genomic window:
- a CDS encoding HAD family hydrolase, which translates to MIKLITFDLDNTLWDIDPVIIEAEKAMRLWVAEHVPEAVAQLEMDQLKQTYRHILNQHPEVAHHPTNFRKKLLYQVFTQVSLSHDHATEMSEKAFEVFYRGRNKITLFHQAEDILQALSKQYPLIALTNGNANLSMIGIDGYFQAHFSSETEGKPKPHQAMFERALSFGKVTANETIHIGDHPKEDIEAASKLGFNTIWFNENGRQDPGLCSPTAEIHSLHQLTAAVANIATAT; encoded by the coding sequence ATGATCAAATTAATAACCTTTGATTTAGACAACACCCTCTGGGATATCGACCCGGTCATTATTGAGGCCGAAAAAGCCATGCGCCTATGGGTGGCAGAGCATGTGCCAGAAGCCGTTGCCCAGCTGGAAATGGATCAACTCAAGCAAACCTACAGGCATATCTTGAACCAACACCCGGAAGTGGCTCACCACCCCACCAATTTCCGTAAAAAATTGTTGTATCAGGTATTCACTCAAGTCAGCCTTTCCCATGACCACGCCACTGAAATGAGCGAAAAAGCATTCGAGGTGTTCTACCGAGGGCGCAACAAAATCACGCTGTTCCATCAGGCCGAAGACATCCTGCAGGCCCTCAGCAAACAGTATCCGTTGATCGCTCTTACCAATGGCAATGCCAACCTCAGCATGATCGGAATAGATGGGTATTTTCAGGCGCACTTTTCTTCTGAAACCGAGGGCAAACCCAAACCCCACCAAGCCATGTTTGAGCGAGCACTGTCATTTGGAAAGGTTACCGCCAATGAGACCATACACATCGGCGATCACCCAAAGGAGGATATAGAAGCAGCAAGCAAGCTTGGATTTAACACAATATGGTTTAATGAAAATGGTCGACAGGATCCCGGCCTGTGCAGCCCCACGGCTGAAATTCATTCGCTACATCAATTAACCGCAGCGGTAGCAAACATAGCAACGGCTACTTAG
- a CDS encoding phosphate ABC transporter substrate-binding protein, producing MIKSFISAGLISMILSTVANAEVVLIANSNLPTNSIDKTLAGNVFLGKAFALPDGTRLIPLERPKDEPIKAAFHESVTGKSIGQLNAYWSRLIFTGKNAPPNEVDDDEEVIELILANQNLIGYIDSASLSDGVKVVLTVGN from the coding sequence ATGATTAAATCATTTATTTCCGCTGGTCTTATCAGCATGATTCTCTCCACTGTCGCTAACGCTGAAGTGGTTTTGATCGCCAACAGCAACCTGCCAACCAACAGCATTGATAAAACCCTGGCCGGTAACGTGTTTCTTGGCAAAGCCTTTGCCTTACCGGACGGCACTCGGCTGATTCCTCTGGAGCGCCCCAAGGATGAACCCATCAAGGCGGCCTTCCATGAAAGTGTCACCGGCAAATCAATTGGCCAACTCAACGCTTATTGGTCACGGTTGATATTTACCGGTAAGAACGCTCCACCCAATGAGGTAGACGATGATGAAGAGGTGATTGAGCTGATCCTGGCCAATCAGAATCTGATCGGCTATATCGATAGCGCGTCACTGAGTGACGGTGTCAAAGTGGTACTCACCGTCGGCAACTGA
- a CDS encoding helix-turn-helix domain-containing protein: MSTAYIPARYFRILLSLLSERGLDLCQPLVVAGLPKEFAVSQQDDFLTLSQVEALVNWAVNATGDRSLGMLLGQRLNLSAHGVTGYAGLCASTLGEALRVAQRFQPLVMPLTDLWVEEHPDYSHLRIVPTQSMQEPTRQFILDATVSSIYIQGRFLYPEPWQEVSAHLPYDITRYDVDSLSAFRDVSIHYGGGELLLTIPTKLLSYPLALANEQAFQHAIRQCEALMTAIPRPGGMPEELRQSLLQAGPPLPSLEQLAQQRHVSERTLRRHLLQEGVRWRDLVTEVKMSLAKQYLVSGNDSITSIALRLGYQDSANFARAFRQHCGMSPSQWRQ, from the coding sequence ATGTCTACCGCCTATATTCCAGCCCGCTATTTTCGAATTCTATTAAGCCTGTTAAGTGAGCGGGGGCTGGATCTGTGCCAGCCGCTTGTTGTGGCGGGCTTGCCCAAAGAATTTGCAGTGTCTCAGCAGGACGATTTTCTTACCCTGTCGCAGGTGGAGGCGCTGGTGAATTGGGCAGTGAACGCCACGGGGGATCGTTCGTTAGGCATGTTGCTGGGGCAGCGATTGAACCTGTCAGCCCATGGTGTGACCGGTTATGCAGGGTTGTGTGCCAGCACTTTGGGGGAGGCTTTACGGGTGGCTCAACGCTTTCAGCCGCTGGTCATGCCGCTTACGGATCTGTGGGTGGAGGAGCACCCTGATTACAGTCATCTGCGCATTGTGCCGACACAGTCGATGCAGGAACCCACCCGCCAATTCATTCTGGATGCTACGGTATCTTCTATTTATATACAGGGGCGCTTTCTCTATCCAGAGCCGTGGCAGGAGGTGAGCGCCCACTTGCCTTATGACATAACCCGTTACGATGTAGACTCTTTAAGCGCTTTCCGGGATGTAAGTATTCACTATGGTGGTGGGGAGCTGCTTCTGACGATTCCGACCAAACTGTTGAGTTACCCCTTGGCCCTGGCCAATGAGCAAGCGTTTCAACATGCCATTCGCCAGTGCGAGGCGCTGATGACGGCGATTCCTCGCCCTGGAGGGATGCCTGAGGAGCTGCGGCAATCGCTGCTGCAGGCTGGCCCGCCCTTGCCCTCACTGGAGCAGTTAGCGCAACAGCGTCATGTGTCTGAGCGCACTTTACGGCGACATCTGTTGCAGGAAGGTGTGCGTTGGCGGGATTTAGTGACTGAGGTAAAAATGTCGTTGGCGAAACAGTATTTAGTGTCCGGAAATGACAGTATTACCTCAATAGCCTTGCGTCTGGGCTATCAGGATAGCGCCAATTTTGCCCGTGCTTTTCGCCAGCATTGCGGCATGAGCCCCAGCCAGTGGCGGCAGTAG
- a CDS encoding alpha/beta fold hydrolase has protein sequence MKQYFVPAGEAAIWVSEWGHRDNPTLLFVHGFPDDHKVWSAVIEQLEDRYHILALDLRGAGSSTRPEGRDAYKINRVIPDFAAVIDHVVPGKPVHLIGHDWGSSLCWSFVANRKFSERLASYTSLSGPHVGLLWQWINQQLRSGRPSAIRKAIGQLSHSWYIFAFHIPKLPETLFSQLGTWIWPLTMKQGGVPENDEYLEHSAAEIKSVSVNTIELYRQNAFAPPEVPDAGSITVPIQLILLQNDPFIRPYIFDDIERYAPNLTRRTLDSNHWAPRSHPQQLAQLVDTYVQSIITQQERAA, from the coding sequence ATGAAGCAGTACTTCGTTCCAGCCGGTGAAGCCGCCATCTGGGTGAGCGAATGGGGTCACCGGGATAACCCAACCTTGCTGTTCGTGCATGGTTTTCCAGATGATCACAAAGTCTGGTCTGCCGTTATTGAACAACTGGAAGACCGCTACCACATACTGGCGCTGGATTTGAGAGGTGCCGGAAGCAGCACACGGCCAGAAGGTCGCGATGCCTATAAGATCAATCGGGTAATTCCTGACTTCGCCGCCGTCATCGACCACGTTGTACCTGGCAAACCCGTGCACCTGATCGGCCACGACTGGGGTAGCTCCCTGTGCTGGTCGTTCGTGGCTAACCGGAAATTTTCAGAGCGCCTTGCCAGTTACACGAGCCTGTCCGGCCCTCACGTGGGCCTGTTATGGCAATGGATCAACCAGCAGCTGCGTTCCGGTCGCCCGTCTGCTATTCGTAAAGCCATCGGCCAGCTCTCCCATTCCTGGTATATCTTTGCGTTTCACATTCCCAAATTACCGGAAACCTTGTTCAGTCAATTGGGCACCTGGATCTGGCCGCTGACCATGAAACAAGGAGGCGTGCCGGAGAACGACGAGTACCTGGAACACAGTGCGGCAGAAATCAAAAGCGTGTCGGTCAACACCATTGAGCTGTATCGACAAAACGCCTTTGCTCCGCCTGAAGTGCCCGATGCAGGCAGTATTACTGTACCGATTCAACTGATTCTGCTGCAGAACGATCCATTTATCCGCCCCTATATCTTCGATGATATCGAGCGTTACGCCCCCAACCTGACACGACGCACACTGGATTCCAATCATTGGGCGCCACGCTCTCACCCTCAGCAACTTGCGCAACTGGTGGATACCTATGTGCAATCCATCATCACTCAACAGGAACGCGCAGCATGA
- a CDS encoding SDR family NAD(P)-dependent oxidoreductase, which yields MTHFKGKDGFKNKVALITGAGSGIGQATALELARRGAQLWLTDINATGLEQTAEQVKALGAQCQTFVGNVSSSTDMKKLAKAVHEQHPALDILINNAGIGVAGRFVDTTLKTWNKVLDVNVKGVMLGCHVFAPNMISQGGGHIVNVASAAAFIAAKDMPVYAMSKYAVLGFSEALRADLYDHGIGVSAVCPGVINTAIVANTLFEGSVGNNDTVKNKVVEFYKKRNYTADKVALGIIDAIEHNLAVRPISPEAWAMYLAKRWLPGVVDWVGRRDLPFMAAD from the coding sequence ATGACCCATTTCAAAGGTAAAGATGGCTTTAAAAACAAAGTAGCACTGATCACCGGTGCTGGCTCTGGCATCGGCCAGGCTACCGCATTGGAGCTGGCTCGCCGCGGAGCGCAGCTGTGGCTTACCGATATCAACGCAACCGGACTGGAACAAACCGCCGAGCAGGTAAAGGCGCTGGGAGCCCAGTGCCAAACCTTTGTGGGCAATGTCAGCTCCAGTACCGACATGAAAAAACTGGCCAAGGCCGTACACGAACAGCACCCCGCCCTGGATATCCTGATTAACAATGCCGGTATCGGTGTGGCCGGGCGTTTTGTGGATACCACCTTAAAGACCTGGAACAAAGTTCTGGATGTGAATGTGAAAGGCGTAATGCTGGGTTGCCATGTGTTTGCTCCCAATATGATCAGCCAGGGCGGAGGCCATATCGTTAATGTGGCCAGCGCCGCCGCCTTCATTGCAGCCAAAGATATGCCCGTTTATGCCATGTCCAAATACGCCGTACTGGGCTTCAGCGAAGCCCTGCGAGCCGACTTGTATGATCATGGTATTGGTGTTTCTGCGGTGTGCCCCGGCGTCATCAACACCGCCATTGTTGCCAACACCTTATTCGAAGGCAGCGTTGGCAACAACGACACCGTCAAGAACAAGGTGGTGGAGTTCTACAAAAAGCGCAACTACACCGCAGACAAAGTTGCCCTGGGTATCATCGACGCGATAGAACACAATTTAGCGGTGCGGCCTATATCACCGGAAGCCTGGGCGATGTA